The following coding sequences lie in one Spinacia oleracea cultivar Varoflay chromosome 1, BTI_SOV_V1, whole genome shotgun sequence genomic window:
- the LOC110777601 gene encoding protein RALF-like 24 has product MLITIRLPFLVLLLVILQTHLKFSNGYSDLTLNSTNGEILTRVCDEKLGNCSAELSAAAMAEEFEVDSEINRRILSMQRKYISYETLKRDVVPCSTPGSSYYSCGATPANRYRRGCSVITRCARILKLRFKFNLLLSAFDSEKLKSVALESLMMDYWIVV; this is encoded by the exons ATGCTCATAACAATCAGACTCCCATTCCTGGTTTTACTACTTGTGATCTTACAAACCCACCTCAAATTCTCAAATGGGTATTCAGATTTGACCTTAAATTCAACAAATGGTGAAATTTTGACAAGGGTTTGTGATGAAAAGCTGGGAAATTGCTCTGCTGAATTATCTGCTGCTGCCATGGCAGAAGAATTTGAGGTTGATTCAGAGATAAACAGGAGGATTCTGAGTATGCAGAGGAAATATATAAGCTATGAAACATTGAAAAGAGATGTTGTGCCATGTTCTACACCAGGATCTTCTTATTACAGTTGTGGGGCCACCCCAGCTAACAGATACAGAAGGGGGTGTAGTGTTATCACTAGATGTGCTCGAAT ATTGAAACTAAGGTTTAAGTTCAATCTTCTTTTATCCGCTTTCGATTCAGAGAAGCTGAAAAGTGTTGCCCTTGAATCCTTGATGATGGATTATTGGATTGTTGTATGA
- the LOC110777600 gene encoding heat stress transcription factor A-5, translating to METSTSGGGGGGPAPFLLKTYDMVDDSSTDNIVSWSSSNASFIVWNPPEFARLLLPTFFKHNNFSSFIRQLNTYGFRKIDPERWEFANEEFIKDKKHLLKNIHRRKPIHSHSHPPPDPERAAFEEEIEKLSREKNELDTKVSGFNMHHCAAKSQLEDVTLRICDMEKRQEKLLTYLQKAVQNVAFVEHLSQKIEVMDLTAYNKKRRLPRSDFFLPAVENNLGDNQSYCRPEFASIYQQDLANKLKLELSTAVSNMNLISNSTNSSNEDWASPTRRSSGTDPKDAELGICTLPFATETLDLSEARACLGFKMDASLSDKVVKDCPGLLPSLQQNLVSAEECEGQICCQLNLSLASSPVQPPNQNAYSNRAIHMDVVASGSQGTTKPDANGSNRDGLGASSKNNHPISKVGNSSSSPETRSNNKDHTPAAAPARVNDVFWEQFLTERPGASDTEEASSCYRALPGEEQEDRGSSHGMSRNAKNLGKLTL from the exons ATGGAAACCTCTACTTCCGGCGGCGGTGGAGGAGGTCCGGCGCCATTTCTGTTGAAGACTTACGATATGGTGGACGACTCATCGACGGACAATATCGTATCTTGGAGCTCTTCAAACGCCAGCTTCATCGTCTGGAATCCTCCCGAATTTGCTAGGCTTTTGCTTCCTACTTTCTTCAAGCACAACAACTTCTCCAGCTTCATTCGTCAGCTTAATACCTAT GGGTTTCGGAAGATTGACCCAGAAAGATGGGAATTTGCAAACGAGGAATTTATTAAAGATAAGAAGCATCTCCTGAAGAATATTCACCGCAGGAAGCCTATCCATAGCCACAGTCATCCTCCACCAGATCCAGAGAGAGCAGCATTTGAGGAAGAGATAGAAAAGCTCAGCCGTGAGAAAAACGAGCTTGATACAAAAGTTTCAGGTTTCAATATGCACCATTGTGCAGCAAAGTCACAGCTTGAAGACGTTACACTGCGTATATGTGATATGGAGAAAAGGCAAGAGAAATTACTTACCTACTTGCAGAAAGCAGTTCAAAATGTTGCTTTTGTTGAACATCTTTCTCAAAAAATAGAAGTTATGGACCTCACAGCGTATAACAAGAAGAGGCGATTGCCTCGATCTGATTTCTTCCTTCCAGCAGTGGAGAATAATTTAGGGGACAACCAAAGCTATTGCAGACCAGAGTTTGCAAGCATTTATCAGCAAGATTTGGCCAATAAACTTAAACTGGAGTTGTCAACCGCTGTTTCCAACATGAATTTGATCTCAAATAGCACAAATAGCTCAAATGAAGACTGGGCTAGTCCAACAAGGAGATCATCTGGGACAGACCCAAAAGATGCAGAATTGGGTATATGTACCTTGCCATTTGCTACGGAAACATTAGATCTGTCAGAAGCAAGAGCATGCTTAGGATTTAAGATGGATGCTTCATTGTCTGACAAAGTTGTAAAAGATTGTCCCGGATTATTACCATCTTTGCAGCAAAACTTGGTGTCAGCAGAAGAATGTGAAGGGCAGATATGTTGCCAGTTGAATCTTTCATTGGCATCTTCCCCTGTACAACCACCCAATCAAAATGCCTATTCAAATAGAGCAATCCATATGGACGTGGTCGCTAGTGGATCTCAAGGGACGACAAAACCTGATGCCAATGGTAGTAATAGAGATGGACTCGGAGCGAGTTCAAAGAACAATCATCCGATTAGTAAAGTTGGAAATTCGTCATCATCACCAGAGACTCGGAGTAATAACAAGGATCATACTCCAGCTGCTGCTCCTGCGCGAGTAAATGATGTTTTTTGGGAGCAGTTTTTGACTGAAAGGCCAGGAGCCTCAGATACAGAAGAGGCTTCTTCGTGTTATAGGGCTCTACCTGGCGAAGAGCAAGAAGACAGAGGGTCAAGTCATGGAATGTCCAGAAATGCAAAGAACTTGGGTAAGCTCACTCTTTGA